In Aliiglaciecola sp. LCG003, a genomic segment contains:
- a CDS encoding proline--tRNA ligase — protein MRSSQYLLSTQKETPSDAEVVSHQLMLRAGMVRKLASGLYTWLPTGLRVLNKVADIVRDEMNKAGAIEMLMPVVQPADLWQESGRWEEYGPELLRIKDRHFRDFVLGPTHEEVITSLVKNEISSYKQLPINLYQIQTKFRDEVRPRFGIMRSREFTMKDAYSFHTSEESLEQTYQRMFQAYCTIFERLGLEYRPVIADSGSIGGAVSHEFHVLAESGEDAIAFSDGSDYAANVEMAAAIAPIGEKPQGVAKKQTIATPEITSIDQVSQFLDVPVADIAKTIVVLAAADEHGDQGLVALVLRGDHQLNEIKAEKLASVHTPLTMATDQQIQQAIGCEPGSIGPVGLTIPVIVDHSAAYLADFVCGANQTGSHLTGVNWDKDVTDYQVADLRNVLAGDSSPDGKGTIEIKRGIEVGHIFQLGDKYSSAMGCGVLNEQGKHQILTMGCYGIGVSRIVAAAIEQNHDKYGIIWPDAIAPFTLALIPMNMHKSHRIQQVAEDLYAKLVEAGINVLFDDRKERPGVMFNDMELIGIPHTLVIGERNLDENKIEYKHRRSGEKQLLDIDNVLEWVKTL, from the coding sequence ATGCGTTCCAGCCAATATTTGCTATCTACTCAAAAAGAAACCCCATCTGATGCGGAAGTCGTCAGCCATCAGTTAATGTTGCGTGCCGGTATGGTGCGTAAGCTAGCGTCGGGTCTATATACTTGGCTACCAACAGGGTTGCGAGTGCTGAATAAAGTCGCCGACATAGTACGGGACGAAATGAATAAGGCCGGCGCAATTGAAATGCTAATGCCAGTTGTTCAACCTGCAGATTTGTGGCAAGAAAGTGGTCGTTGGGAAGAGTATGGTCCAGAATTGCTGCGTATCAAAGACCGTCATTTTAGAGATTTTGTTTTGGGGCCTACCCATGAAGAAGTCATCACCTCTTTAGTCAAAAATGAGATCAGTAGTTATAAGCAACTGCCTATTAACTTATATCAAATCCAAACTAAATTCCGCGATGAAGTACGCCCTCGTTTCGGCATCATGCGCAGTCGTGAATTCACCATGAAAGATGCGTATTCATTCCACACCTCGGAAGAATCTTTAGAGCAAACTTACCAACGGATGTTTCAAGCCTATTGCACTATTTTCGAGCGACTCGGCCTTGAATATCGTCCTGTGATTGCAGATTCTGGTTCAATAGGTGGTGCGGTTTCACATGAATTTCATGTATTAGCTGAATCTGGTGAAGATGCTATTGCCTTCAGTGATGGCTCTGATTATGCCGCCAATGTCGAAATGGCTGCAGCTATTGCCCCTATAGGTGAAAAACCCCAAGGCGTTGCAAAAAAACAGACAATTGCGACACCGGAAATCACCTCTATTGATCAAGTCAGTCAGTTCTTAGATGTACCAGTAGCTGATATTGCCAAAACTATTGTGGTATTGGCTGCCGCGGATGAGCATGGTGATCAAGGCTTAGTTGCCCTTGTCCTTCGAGGTGACCATCAGTTAAATGAAATAAAGGCCGAGAAGTTAGCATCGGTACATACACCATTGACGATGGCTACAGATCAACAAATTCAACAAGCTATTGGCTGTGAGCCTGGCTCTATCGGACCAGTAGGCTTAACTATTCCTGTAATAGTTGATCACAGCGCCGCTTATTTAGCTGACTTTGTGTGTGGCGCTAACCAAACCGGATCTCATCTTACTGGGGTTAATTGGGATAAAGACGTTACCGATTATCAAGTTGCAGACTTGCGAAACGTGCTTGCTGGCGATAGCTCACCAGATGGAAAAGGTACCATTGAAATTAAACGCGGTATTGAAGTGGGTCATATTTTCCAACTTGGTGACAAATACTCTAGTGCGATGGGCTGTGGTGTCCTTAATGAACAAGGCAAGCATCAGATTTTGACCATGGGCTGTTATGGCATAGGTGTGTCTCGTATTGTCGCAGCTGCAATTGAACAAAATCATGACAAATATGGCATTATCTGGCCTGACGCGATTGCCCCGTTCACCCTGGCATTAATTCCAATGAATATGCATAAATCCCATCGAATTCAGCAAGTTGCTGAGGATCTTTACGCGAAGCTGGTTGAAGCAGGCATCAATGTATTGTTTGATGATCGCAAAGAGCGTCCGGGCGTGATGTTTAATGATATGGAACTTATCGGCATTCCTCATACACTTGTCATTGGTGAGCGCAATCTTGATGAAAATAAAATCGAGTATAAGCATCGCCGCTCAGGCGAAAAACAACTACTCGATATTGACAATGTTTTAGAGTGGGTAAAAACTCTCTAA
- a CDS encoding MBL fold metallo-hydrolase: MRLTFYGVRGSIPAPGPEYVKYGGNTACVHLRLNDGTDIILDAGTGIKKLGQDLLSTNSDIHLLLTHNHWDHIQGFPFFAPIYQPGRNIHITPGLTTLNEYDAILQQMTGSYFPVHHKTLQSNIQLKPIDAKTSSWTINGATIYRHPMNHPGSGSSYVIEADGAKVAYITDNELYPPYRKETDFLQWVEFAMSADIVIHDAQYMLSDMPAKSGWGHSVAEEAVKLALACRTKRLALYSHDHIRTDDDIAAIETHCQEVIQIAEDRLEVFAAAEGMSIDL; this comes from the coding sequence ATGCGTTTAACCTTTTATGGTGTGAGAGGCTCCATTCCAGCACCAGGTCCAGAGTATGTTAAGTATGGTGGCAACACAGCCTGTGTCCATCTGCGCTTGAATGATGGAACAGACATAATACTCGACGCAGGTACAGGCATTAAAAAACTGGGTCAAGACCTGCTATCCACCAACTCGGATATACATTTATTGCTTACCCATAATCATTGGGATCATATTCAAGGGTTTCCGTTTTTCGCGCCCATTTATCAACCCGGGCGAAATATACACATTACCCCAGGGTTAACCACGTTGAACGAATATGACGCTATATTGCAGCAAATGACCGGAAGTTATTTTCCAGTTCATCATAAGACACTGCAATCGAATATTCAGCTCAAGCCCATAGATGCTAAAACCAGCAGCTGGACAATTAACGGCGCCACCATTTATCGACACCCAATGAACCATCCTGGTAGTGGTAGCTCATATGTCATTGAGGCTGATGGTGCCAAAGTTGCCTACATTACTGACAACGAACTCTACCCGCCTTATCGTAAGGAGACTGATTTTCTGCAATGGGTTGAGTTCGCGATGAGTGCAGACATCGTGATACATGACGCCCAATACATGCTTTCCGATATGCCCGCAAAATCCGGATGGGGCCACTCGGTTGCAGAAGAGGCGGTTAAGTTGGCCTTAGCCTGCAGAACAAAGCGCTTGGCTCTATATAGTCACGATCACATTCGTACCGATGATGATATTGCGGCGATTGAAACTCATTGTCAGGAAGTCATTCAAATCGCAGAAGATAGACTAGAAGTGTTTGCGGCTGCGGAAGGGATGAGCATAGATTTGTAA
- a CDS encoding GGDEF domain-containing protein translates to MTQLFEPAVSDSVFTLEPHQTGLSQSETQIIMHQMMSSLDLHKLASVFFSQLKNSLNADAVTIKFPTGLITLGDSQNANNIKMLDQVSQKNTFATMVYSFSNSLTLREANILNELHRLFKFPLRNALEHHTLKQMALKDHLTSLGNRVNYQETLTRMISQGKRTGDAFGLLVIDMDNFKQVNDRFGHNEGDQVLIASAEALKLSLRDTDYAFRFGGDEFCCLLPGSDDSTNGIIARRIQSLMADCAILSKHGISCSIGSTNYADGDTEQDLFNRADKALYSAKESGRSCYKAA, encoded by the coding sequence ATGACGCAATTATTTGAACCGGCCGTTTCAGACTCTGTATTTACTCTTGAGCCTCATCAAACTGGCTTGAGCCAAAGTGAAACGCAAATCATTATGCATCAAATGATGTCGAGTTTAGATTTACACAAATTGGCCTCAGTGTTTTTTAGTCAACTCAAAAACAGCTTAAATGCAGATGCGGTGACAATCAAATTCCCCACAGGTTTAATTACCTTGGGTGATTCGCAAAACGCTAATAATATCAAAATGTTAGACCAAGTTTCACAAAAAAACACTTTTGCGACTATGGTGTACTCTTTTTCCAATTCATTGACATTACGCGAAGCGAATATTCTGAACGAATTACATCGGCTTTTCAAATTCCCTCTTAGGAACGCCCTAGAACACCATACGCTGAAACAAATGGCGTTAAAAGATCATTTGACCTCACTTGGTAATCGAGTGAATTACCAAGAAACCTTAACTAGAATGATTAGTCAAGGGAAACGCACCGGTGATGCGTTCGGCTTGCTGGTGATCGACATGGATAATTTCAAACAGGTGAACGACCGCTTTGGCCATAACGAAGGGGATCAAGTACTGATCGCATCAGCCGAAGCGCTGAAATTGTCATTACGAGACACGGATTATGCATTTCGCTTCGGCGGCGATGAATTTTGTTGTTTACTGCCAGGTAGCGATGACAGCACTAATGGTATCATTGCTCGGCGCATTCAAAGCTTAATGGCAGACTGTGCTATTTTATCCAAACACGGTATTTCATGCAGCATCGGCAGCACTAACTATGCAGATGGGGATACCGAACAAGATCTGTTTAACCGAGCTGACAAGGCTCTTTATAGCGCTAAAGAAAGCGGAAGAAGTTGTTACAAAGCGGCATAA
- a CDS encoding monovalent cation:proton antiporter family protein, producing MHVSFTSILVLMSFAVFSVWLFKRMNLPPILAYLACGIFAGPHLLAIIDNPEEIHFFAELGIVFLLFSLGLEFSLPKVLAMRHLVFGIGLGQMLVTTLAFMGLAMAIGFDSKAALIIGGMIALSSTAIVIKQMAEKGTLNSTRAQMVVSILLFQDLAVVPLLILVPLLAENSQTSMWMAITMAFLKGTLVVGILLSAGKWLLPRIFNEVARTRTDELFVLTTILVALIAAGLTYSFGLSMALGAFLAGMMLSESQYRHQLEADIRPFRDILMGLFFITIGMRFDMHTLLNQFHWIILGLIVIMLGKILIIRACAWFFRTDEIDAWTTGIKLSQMGEFSFVLAALAVNHEVISAEQGSLLLAIGVVSMALTPWLVDNGLILAKKLASNTELSRDPLDEDIYHPNMTDHVLILGFGRVGQSVSRLLNAEAIPYLVVDADPVRVSESRSAGEPIFFGDVAQKDILRAVGIDKAKLVLLTFDEHQKALSVIKMITDLRPGLPIVVRTRKDYHLEELYAAGASQVVPEILEGSLMLVSQVLHLSGIPMSRILKRVRSERKGHYRNMHGFFPGETTEISYGTKDKLEFLHAIILTSDAFAVGKSIDELNLTGMRINIKGLRRKNIEIATPDLSEALKVGDVVVISGKPRRVERAERFLLEGH from the coding sequence ATGCATGTAAGCTTTACCAGCATATTAGTATTGATGAGCTTTGCCGTCTTTTCCGTTTGGTTATTTAAGCGCATGAACCTTCCGCCCATTCTGGCGTATTTAGCTTGTGGAATTTTCGCCGGCCCTCATCTACTAGCGATTATCGATAACCCCGAAGAAATTCATTTTTTTGCCGAACTTGGCATAGTCTTTTTACTTTTTTCCCTTGGTTTAGAGTTTTCCTTACCTAAAGTGCTGGCAATGCGCCATCTGGTATTTGGAATTGGTTTAGGTCAGATGTTGGTAACCACACTGGCATTTATGGGATTAGCTATGGCTATTGGTTTTGATAGCAAAGCGGCACTGATCATAGGTGGCATGATTGCATTGTCATCCACCGCCATCGTGATCAAACAAATGGCAGAAAAAGGCACCCTCAATTCCACTCGCGCCCAGATGGTGGTGAGTATTCTATTGTTTCAAGATTTAGCTGTAGTCCCGTTACTAATACTCGTTCCATTGCTTGCGGAAAATTCTCAAACCTCGATGTGGATGGCTATTACCATGGCCTTTCTAAAAGGCACACTAGTAGTGGGTATTTTATTATCTGCCGGGAAATGGTTGTTACCGCGCATTTTTAATGAGGTGGCACGTACTCGTACCGATGAGTTGTTTGTCTTAACAACGATTCTAGTGGCACTAATTGCAGCCGGGCTGACCTATTCGTTTGGACTATCGATGGCGTTAGGCGCATTTTTAGCCGGCATGATGCTTAGCGAAAGCCAATATCGTCATCAGCTTGAAGCAGATATACGCCCATTCAGAGATATCTTAATGGGACTGTTTTTCATCACCATAGGTATGCGCTTTGACATGCATACTCTTTTGAACCAATTTCACTGGATAATACTTGGATTGATCGTCATTATGCTGGGCAAGATATTAATTATCCGAGCCTGTGCTTGGTTCTTTCGAACTGATGAAATCGACGCCTGGACCACAGGAATTAAACTCAGCCAGATGGGGGAGTTTAGTTTTGTATTGGCTGCATTGGCCGTAAATCATGAAGTTATAAGCGCTGAACAAGGCTCTTTGCTATTGGCTATTGGTGTGGTCAGCATGGCACTAACACCTTGGTTGGTTGATAACGGTTTAATTTTAGCCAAAAAATTGGCGAGTAACACAGAATTGTCTCGCGATCCTCTGGATGAAGATATTTATCATCCCAATATGACAGATCATGTGTTGATCTTGGGCTTCGGTCGCGTCGGACAATCTGTCAGTCGCTTACTAAATGCCGAGGCTATCCCTTATTTAGTGGTGGATGCAGATCCCGTCAGAGTGAGTGAAAGCCGTAGCGCCGGAGAACCTATTTTTTTTGGTGATGTGGCTCAAAAAGATATCTTACGTGCGGTCGGCATCGACAAAGCAAAATTAGTCTTATTGACCTTTGATGAACATCAAAAAGCCCTGAGCGTGATCAAAATGATCACGGATTTGCGTCCAGGTCTACCGATTGTTGTTCGCACCCGCAAAGATTATCACCTTGAAGAATTATATGCCGCTGGAGCCAGCCAAGTGGTACCTGAGATATTAGAAGGAAGTTTGATGCTGGTTTCTCAGGTGCTACATCTATCTGGCATTCCCATGTCACGAATACTTAAACGGGTACGCTCTGAAAGGAAAGGCCATTATCGTAATATGCATGGCTTCTTCCCAGGTGAAACCACGGAAATAAGTTATGGCACCAAGGATAAATTAGAATTTCTGCACGCTATCATTCTCACCAGCGATGCCTTTGCTGTTGGCAAAAGTATCGACGAATTAAATTTAACCGGTATGCGGATCAATATAAAAGGGCTGCGGCGCAAAAATATTGAAATTGCCACACCGGATCTGTCTGAAGCGCTGAAAGTCGGTGACGTCGTGGTCATTTCAGGTAAACCTCGCCGAGTAGAAAGAGCCGAGCGGTTCTTATTGGAGGGCCACTGA